TACAACATTACAAATACTTCCAACTTAAAACAGACAAATCCTTATGAGACTGTACATCCCTAGAGGCTAGGAATCAGATCTTATGTTTTTCTGTAGTGCCTAGTGAACAGAGATTTGTATAAATTCAGTAAACATTATATGCTACACAACTATAACCACTATATAGCCTTCCATGACTTACATAAACATCTATCCTACATCCACACTTATACCCACaaaaacatattattattattactattatttgagacagagtttcactcttgtcacccaggctggagtgcaatggcccaatcttggctcactgtaacctctgcctcccaggttcaagcaattctgctgccccagcctccccagtagctgggattaaaggcgctcaccaccgtgcctggctaatttttgtatttttagtagagatgggatttcaccatgttggccaggctggtctcgaactcctgacctcagatgatccacttgtcccagtctcccaaagtgctgggattacaggcatgagccaccacgcctggccacaaaaatatattaatcaaTAAGTGTGTGTGTTCTATATATTGGGCCCTACCGAACCACaagttatgtataaatataaatagttcATAAATCTCCATCTCCCCAGCTAGCATGCATCCTCACCACACAAATCTCGCACACAAGCACACCATTCCTTAACCACCCTTTGCCCCCAACAGATATAATTAAACCCCTGCACAGGCTCCCTCCCACAGTCTACACCTAATAGCACTCACAGTCCTCTTTAGTACTGCATCTGTTTCTCATAAAGACCACCCCCATCTTTTCTGCTTTTGCCCTCTTTACCATCTTTAAACATGCGGACCCCGGAGCGGTTCTTCCCCTGCTTTGAATCAGTTAGAGACATTAGCGTGGTTGCAGGGAGCAGGGTTATGAAAGGTCTGTCCAGGGGCCAGGAAGAACGGCCCACATCAATTTGCAGGAACGCACAGCCACAGTTACCTGGGGACAAAAGGTTGAGAGAAGGATAAGAGGAATGAGATGACTGAAGACAAAGGAATACGGTGGAAGGAGGACACTCCTCTACTTTACAGCTAGCTGAAAGCCAGAAAGGTTCAGCGATATGTGGAGTCCCACAGGGAGCCAGTAACTGGAGTGGAATGAGACTCCAGTCCACCAAATACCAATGGCACACGTTCACCATGTTCCTCCCAGCCAGAAACCTTCCCCTGATTAAAGAGACTTGTTGCTTCTCTGTCCTCTGGCCCCGGGGGAGAGCGCTAAATTCTGTCTCTCTTAATTCCTTGCTAGGGAGCCTGACATCTCTCTGTCCCGACAAAACTGAGACCAGTGGACTGGACAGTTCTAGATTCCAGAGAATTCTAAGGTCAATCTTCTCAATCCATAAACTCCTATTCAGCCTTCTTGGATTATCCTCGCACAGTTCATCTCTCCAGCATCCTCCTGACACAGATATTTACAGGTGTATGCAGGTTCTATATgttgggatttatttttattttttgtgagacagggtctcactgttgcccaggctggagtgcagtggcattatcacagctcactgcagccttgacctcctgggctcaggtgatcctcccacctcagcctctcatgtaactgggactacaggtgtgcgccaccacacctggctaatttttgtatttttggtagagacaggattttgccatgttgcccaggctgatctcacacgcctgggctcaagggatcctcctgccttggcctcccaaagtgttgggattacaggcatgagccattgtgcctggccggGATTTATAATTACGTCAGTGTCCTAAGGTTTTACCCAGGCCACTAAGATCAAAGAATGGTAGTTATGTTGCATAATTTGAGGAGCGCCATTCACATTGTATTCTATGTGAATAGAGCCCTTGGAGTTCTCCACACAGATCTGCTCCAAGGGCAAGGGCCACATTTCCCTTTGACACCCAGGTAAAACTTATTCCATAAAGGCTGCTCAGCCAGAATGAACTGAGACATGTTAGTGGAGTAGTTAGAAGGGACTGTCATTCCTGTGTTCTTCCTCAAGGTTCCTAGGCCACAGAGAACTCACCCACATCAATGTAGCCAATGGGCACTGCCCTCTCCAGCTGTAGTTCTACTTTCAATTGCCCACTCTTGTCCTGAGGGCAGCTGAGCCAAGGTTTCCTTGGACTATCTGGGTTTAGCAAGTTCTCTACAGGATACTTGGGATCCTAAgtaagagaggaggagaaaatcaGGAATCTCACTGAGCCCAAGGGAAAAAGGATGCCCACGAATGAGGGATCGCTAAAACCCCAAACCTTCCCAGTCATCCTAACATGATAGAAAAGGCACCAGATGGGAGGCCATAGGAATACTGTTATCATGTGCCAAGTGGTTTACAGATACCATTTTTCTCTATCCCATTTACCAGATGACCtcctttaatcttcataacaattcTTAGGTGGTTACTATTATTACTTCCAAGTTAACAGATCAATACTGAAGCTGAGAGGTTCAGAAACTTACTGAAGGCCATAGGCTAAATAACCAAGCAAAGCAGAATTTCCAGGTTTCGGAAAgcagagctctttttttttttttgagacagagtcttgctctgtcgcccaggctggagtgcagtggcacaatctcggctcactgcaacctccgcctcccgaatttaagcaattctctgcctcagcctcctgagtagctgggattacaggtgcccaccaccatgcccagctaatttttttgtatttttagtagagacagggtttccccattttggccaggttggtttttttttttttttttttttttt
This genomic window from Pan troglodytes isolate AG18354 chromosome 9, NHGRI_mPanTro3-v2.0_pri, whole genome shotgun sequence contains:
- the XNDC1N gene encoding protein XNDC1N isoform X8 encodes the protein MAPVKISHVVSFSSQDPKYPVENLLNPDSPRKPWLSCPQDKSGQLKVELQLERAVPIGYIDVGNCGCAFLQIDVGRSSWPLDRPFITLLPATTLMSLTDSKQGKNRSGVRMFKDVDFLAPASGELWDRLRLTCSQPFTRHQSFGLAFLRVSV
- the XNDC1N gene encoding protein XNDC1N isoform X6 — translated: MYFPGCSTCHLASVGLIFKNSSFLKPQNAFLCYGRRKSSSRGQKAKVRRPNWRENRFGGPRSEATVAPRGPRSRDPKYPVENLLNPDSPRKPWLSCPQDKSGQLKVELQLERAVPIGYIDVGNCGCAFLQIDVGRSSWPLDRPFITLLPATTLMSLTDSKQGKNRSGVRMFKDGNFFLK
- the XNDC1N gene encoding protein XNDC1N isoform X7, with the protein product MAPVKISHVVSFSSQDPKYPVENLLNPDSPRKPWLSCPQDKSGQLKVELQLERAVPIGYIDVGNCGCAFLQIDVGRSSWPLDRPFITLLPATTLMSLTDSKQGKNRSGVRMFKDVDFLAPASGELWDRLRLTCSQPFTRHQSFGLAFLRVRSSLDSLDDSVVGPSALVSSVLNKD
- the XNDC1N gene encoding protein XNDC1N isoform X4 — encoded protein: MAPVKISHVVSFSSQDPKYPVENLLNPDSPRKPWLSCPQDKSGQLKVELQLERAVPIGYIDVGNCGCAFLQIDVGRSSWPLDRPFITLLPATTLMSLTDSKQGKNRSGVRMFKDVDFLAPASGELWDRLRLTCSQPFTRHQSFGLAFLRVRSSLDSLDDSVVGPSALVSSVLNKSSRSGRPRSA
- the XNDC1N gene encoding protein XNDC1N isoform X5 → MAPVKISHVVSFSSQDPKYPVENLLNPDSPRKPWLSCPQDKSGQLKVELQLERAVPIGYIDVGNCGCAFLQIDVGRSSWPLDRPFITLLPATTLMSLTDSKQGKNRSGVRMFKDVDFLAPASGELWDRLRLTCSQPFTRHQSFGLAFLRVRSSLDSLDDSVVGPSALVSSVLNKAPLDGK